The DNA region GACGTTCAGCCTGCTGCACGCGACGGACTTCGCCAGCCGCCTCTATCACGAGATCCTGCCGCCGTTGAAGGCCGGCATGCTGGTGCTGGCCGACCGGTATATGTACACGGCCTTCGCGCGCGACGTCGTGCGCGGCGTCTCGCCGGCCTGGGTGCGAAAGCTCTACAGCTTCGCCGTCCGTCCGGACATGGCGTTCTATTTCAAGGTGCCGATCGACGTGGCGATCGACCGGCTGCTGAGAGGCACCCGGGCGCAGTTGAAGTATTACGAAGCCGGCATGGACATGGGGCTGAGCCAGGACGTCGCCGAAAGTTTCCGGATTTTTCAGTCCAGAATCCTGGCGGAATACGACAAGATCGTGGAAGAGTTCGGGCTCATCACGATGGACGCCACCAAGGAGATCGAAACGCAGCAGAACGAGATGCGCCGGATGGTCGCGAAGGCGTTGGAGCACTACAAGCCGCGAAGGGGCACCCATGGGAGACGCTCGCTATTTTGGCGACGGTTTGACGTACCTAAATCCGAGTGATTTGAAAGGAAAGCTGATCGCCATCGAAGGCACCGACGGCGTCGGTCGGTCGACCCACATCGAGTCGTTGCAGGAATGGCTGGAAGTGCAGGGCTACGGCGTGGTCACCACCGGCTGGACGCGGTCGAATCTCATGTCCAAAACGATCGAGATGGCCAAGCAGGGCAACATTCTCGACCGGTGGTCGTTCAGCCTTCTCTACGCGACGGATTTCGCCGACCGCCTGGAACATGAAATCATCCCGGCCCTGCGCTCGGGCTTCGTCGTCCTGGCCGATCGGTATATTTACACGGCGTTCGCCCGGGATACGGTCCGCAGCGGCGACCGCCGATGGATCAGGGACGTGTTCGGGTTCGCGCTCGTGCCGGACCTCGTCTGCTATTTGCGGATCGACGTGGACACCCTGGCGTTGAGGGTGATCGAGAGCAAAGGGATGAACTACTGGGAATCCGGGATGGATTTGAAATTGGGCGCCGATCTGTACGACAGCTTCAAAAAGTACCAGGCGTTGCTGATCGAGGAATTCGACAAGATGGCCGAGGAGTTCGGATTCGAGGTGATCGACGCCCGTAAGCCCCCGGAGGAGATCCAGGAGGAGTTGCGGGCTAAAATCCAGCCGCTCTTGACCGGCGACGGCCGCGCGCTCCGCCGGCCCGCCCCCCCGCTTGGCGAGGTCCTGCCTCCCGCCTGATCAGGCCTTGCGCAGGGCGCGGAGCAGCCCTGGCCCCAACCACCATTGCAGGTATCCTCTGCCGGGCTTTGGAATCCCGTCGAAATGAATGAGGCAGGCGCCCGCCTTTTTGAGCGAAAGACAGGCCGCCGGCTCGCCGAAAAGCATGATCCCGGCGGTCTCGCTCAGATGGGGCTCGTGTCCGACACAGATCACACACGCATCCGCGGGAAAGGATTCCAGCAACGGGAACAATTTGTCGGGAGCGGCCCCCGGCAGCAGTTCGTCGCACAGACGAATCTCATCCTTCAACCGGAACGCCTCGTGAAGCAGTTTGGCGGTGTCATGCGCCCGTACGAACGGGCTCGACAGCAGATGGAAGGGGACAAGATCCAACCGCATCAGGCCGGAGGCCGCCTGCCGCGTCCGTGTCCGGCCCTTGTCGGTGAGGGGGCGGTCCGCGTCCCGTCCGGACCATTCCGTACGCTCCACCGCGATCCCATGACGAAAGAGCACACAATCCATGAGGACACCTAGCCCCTGGAGGGGGCTACTCTACCACATCGACACAGTGGACTAAAACCATCCCGGCGTGCCTTGAAGCCTTGCGGGAGGCTTTGTTACAGTCATGGTCCCGTCACGTGAACCGATCGAATGCGAGCGTGGCCGTGCCGTCCCTCTCCGTCGATACCCAGGCAGCCAAGTACCAGTCGATCGTCCTTCAGGCACTGGCCGGACTGTCGGATGGAGATCGGCGTCCTGAAACCCTTCATCGCGTCAGGGTCCATTTGAGGCGACTGCAGGCCCATCTCGAGCTCGCAGGGAAGGACGAGAGCGCCGCGGTTCTGTCCCGATGTGTGTCCCGCCTCAGCCGGCTGAGAACCTTGCACGTGTTCGCCGGGTACCTCGTCCGGATCGGCGCCCCCAAGTCGGATCGCGATGCGGTTCAAGAATTGGTCGAGCTGACGTCTGCGAAGCTCCTGGAAAAGAACGTCTATGACAAGATGGAACGTGTTGTCTGGAGACATGCCTTGCCGGCGGAACCGACCAATGCCGGCTGGTTGGACAAGCGATTCGCAGCCTTGGCCCAACTCCACATGACGGTATTGGAGGAGCTTCTCGCGACGGCGTCCAAGAAGCCGCGCCGGAAACGTCTTCACGCGCTCCGCCTGCGGATCAAGTCGATCCGCTATCAGGAGGAGTGGGCTCCCGGCCGGGACCCGGCGAAAACCCGTTTCCTCGGCCGGCTGAAGGATGTGCAGACCATCCTGGGCAAGTACGAAGAGCTGGCCGAGTTCAAGAAACTGGGAGAAAAGCTCAAGCTGGAGTCGAAGCCCCGGATCGTCAAGGACTGGCGTCGAGCCCGGAAACGAGCACGGGCCGTACCGGACCGGCTCGGCTGGCTGCTGAAACGGTTGGCCATGAGGCGATGCGCCACCGAGGTTCAAGCCGCCGGCGCCGGAATGGCCGGATGATCCTCACGAAGCGTCGAGTGGACCGAATCGACCGAACGCCGAAGGCTCTCCTCGCCCAAGAACCGTTCGCGGTGCAGGATAAGCCACGGCTAGCGATCCGAAGCGGGGCGACGCTCGAGTCGATCGCCGGTCGACAGACTCTCGTCCTTGACTTGCAGCCCGATCTCGCGCAGCGCCTGCGCATAGAGCGCGCAATATTCCTTGGCCCGTGCCGGCGCTTGCTCGTATCGTTCCAAACAAGCGCGATAGGATTTGAGAAGCTGAGCCGCCTCCGTATACACCGCCGTGGCGGCTTCGGCTTGTCTGAACTGTTGGCACTGCAGCGCGGCCTCGCGGGATTGCGCGGTGTCGCCGGGCATTTTGGCGCAGGCCGTGTCGATGTAGCGGTATCCCTCCCCGCACGCTGTCAGCAGCGAGACGCTCGCCGCGACAAGAACCGATGCGATCACTTTCACCGGTCTTCCTCCTGTTCTTCGGCCGCGGATAAATTCCGCGACGGCTCGCCCGCCCGTGACGGCCGTCGAACATGCATGCGCATGCCGGGCTAACCGGCCCGCAGTTTGTACCCCAGCCCCCTCACGGTGACGATGCATTGCGGGCGGGAGGGGTTCGCCTCGATCTTCTGGCGAAGCGCATGGATGTGCACGTCGAGGGCATGCGCTTCCAAGGCGTAGCCCGGCCCCCACACGAGATCCAACATCTCCTGCCGCGAAAAAACCCGGCTCGGCGATTCGAGAAAGCATTGCAAGATCTGAAATTCCTTCGGAGTGAGATCGATCTGCCGGCCCCGCACGGTGACTTCATGTCTCTCGAGATCCATGCTGATGTCGCCGATCCTCAGCACTGCGGGCGATTCCCGGCTGACTTGCTGTCTTCGAAGGATCGCCCTGATCCGGGCAACGAGTTGCGCCGGGCTCTGGCCGCACACCGTATCGTCCATTCCCAGATTGAGATCTTCGATACAGTCCTCTTCGAGGCACGCAGAGGATTGCGGCTGGAACGCGATCAGGGGGACGCCGCGGGGAATGAGGCTCTGGCGCACGTCCTGGTACCACGGAAACTGGCGATCGAC from Nitrospirota bacterium includes:
- the tmk gene encoding dTMP kinase, translating into MTGPSSAGDAPHPYPGKLIIVEGIDGSGKSTQLLLLQKWLESQGHKVFFTEWNSSELVRETTKRGKKNKTLTPTTFSLLHATDFASRLYHEILPPLKAGMLVLADRYMYTAFARDVVRGVSPAWVRKLYSFAVRPDMAFYFKVPIDVAIDRLLRGTRAQLKYYEAGMDMGLSQDVAESFRIFQSRILAEYDKIVEEFGLITMDATKEIETQQNEMRRMVAKALEHYKPRRGTHGRRSLFWRRFDVPKSE
- a CDS encoding thymidylate kinase, translating into MKGKLIAIEGTDGVGRSTHIESLQEWLEVQGYGVVTTGWTRSNLMSKTIEMAKQGNILDRWSFSLLYATDFADRLEHEIIPALRSGFVVLADRYIYTAFARDTVRSGDRRWIRDVFGFALVPDLVCYLRIDVDTLALRVIESKGMNYWESGMDLKLGADLYDSFKKYQALLIEEFDKMAEEFGFEVIDARKPPEEIQEELRAKIQPLLTGDGRALRRPAPPLGEVLPPA
- a CDS encoding histidine phosphatase family protein produces the protein MDCVLFRHGIAVERTEWSGRDADRPLTDKGRTRTRQAASGLMRLDLVPFHLLSSPFVRAHDTAKLLHEAFRLKDEIRLCDELLPGAAPDKLFPLLESFPADACVICVGHEPHLSETAGIMLFGEPAACLSLKKAGACLIHFDGIPKPGRGYLQWWLGPGLLRALRKA
- a CDS encoding CHAD domain-containing protein, whose product is MNRSNASVAVPSLSVDTQAAKYQSIVLQALAGLSDGDRRPETLHRVRVHLRRLQAHLELAGKDESAAVLSRCVSRLSRLRTLHVFAGYLVRIGAPKSDRDAVQELVELTSAKLLEKNVYDKMERVVWRHALPAEPTNAGWLDKRFAALAQLHMTVLEELLATASKKPRRKRLHALRLRIKSIRYQEEWAPGRDPAKTRFLGRLKDVQTILGKYEELAEFKKLGEKLKLESKPRIVKDWRRARKRARAVPDRLGWLLKRLAMRRCATEVQAAGAGMAG
- a CDS encoding response regulator transcription factor yields the protein MAGGKSPILLVTASDSLAQSLSQRLAESGYRVVVAAHKTAVLAEIQEKDPLLIIVDRQFPWYQDVRQSLIPRGVPLIAFQPQSSACLEEDCIEDLNLGMDDTVCGQSPAQLVARIRAILRRQQVSRESPAVLRIGDISMDLERHEVTVRGRQIDLTPKEFQILQCFLESPSRVFSRQEMLDLVWGPGYALEAHALDVHIHALRQKIEANPSRPQCIVTVRGLGYKLRAG